From a region of the Panicum virgatum strain AP13 chromosome 2K, P.virgatum_v5, whole genome shotgun sequence genome:
- the LOC120667523 gene encoding putative F-box/LRR-repeat protein At5g02700 isoform X1, translating to MLHPGQARVAAAPPPAAHPHPMDPSRRAPAVKMEPPGPISKRRRTDSGELEAGESPPVAAEASEVPNPQPTAPPSPPSDEGGGGGDGVDYISGLPDTILGEIIALLSTRDAARVQTLASRWRHIWRAAPLNLDGGELPDADEALAGAVSRILADHPGPGLRFCIPSHLVVNHPATVDAWLRSPALDGLQELDFSWSRFEWSRREPPPSTFRFAATLREATFCQLDLPDATVDALHFPRLTHLALRHSSMSKRSLHTMISSSTCPVLECLLLEDCYGCRRLRVTSNSLRSIAVSAQCHAGKPRLKEVILVNAPSLERFLYISINEAINVSVIIAPKLETLGCLDDELDSSRLVFGTTVLQGFLVVSLTTVVRSVKILALKSLYIKLDTIIDLMKCFPCLEKLYIKSCVSGQEMNRWRRKHKDFIKCSDIRLKTIVLEQYQGIRSQVNFASFFLLNARELELMTLEVESEDYNEEFFAEQHRMLQMEKKASKGARLHFTANGCQRFLMHVDHIRDLSITDPFECRC from the exons ATGCTCCACCCAGGCCAGGCTAGGgttgcggcggcgccgccaccagccGCCCACCCGCATCCCATGGACCCAAGCCGCCGAGCGCCGGCCGTGAAGATGGAGCCGCCGGGTCCCATTTCTAAAAGGAGGCGGACGGATTCGGGGGAGCTAGAGGCCGGCGAGTCCCCGCCGGTGGCGGCAGAAGCCTCGGAGGTACCGAATCCCCAGCCTACAGCGCCGCCATCTCCACCAAGcgatgaaggcggcggcggcggcgacggcgttgaCTACATCAGCGGCCTCCCCGACACCATCCTCGGCGAAATCATCGCGCTCCTCTCCACCAGGGACGCCGCCCGCGTCCAGACCCTCGCCTCCCGGTGGCGCCACATCTGGCGCGCCGCCCCTCTCAacctcgacggcggcgagctccccgACGCCGACGAGGCCCTCGCCGGGGCCGTCTCCCGCATCCTCGCCGACCACCCCGGCCCCGGCCTCCGCTTCTGCATCCCGTCGCACCTCGTCGTCAACCACCCCGCTACTGTGGACGCCTGGCTGCGCTCCCCGGCGCTCGACGGCCTCCAGGAGCTTGACTTCAGTTGGAGCCGGTTTGAATGGTCGCGCcgagagccgccgccgtctaCTTTCCGCTTCGCGGCCACCCTCCGTGAGGCTACCTTTTGCCAGCTCGACCTCCCGGATGCCACGGTTGATGCGCTTCACTTCCCCCGGCTCACGCACCTCGCACTTCGACATTCCAGCATGTCCAAGCGCTCCCTGCACACCATGATTTCCAGTTCCACCTGCCCTGTCCTGGAATGCTTGCTGCTCGAAGACTGCTACGGGTGCCGCCGGCTCCGGGTTACCTCAAACAGCCTCAGAAGCATTGCCGTCAGTGCTCAATGCCATGCCGGCAAGCCCCGGTTAAAGGAAGTCATCCTTGTCAACGCCCCTTCCCTTGAAAGGTTCCTCTATATTAGCATAAACGAGGCAATCAATGTGTCTGTAATTATTGCGCCGAAACTGGAGACCTTAGGCTGTCTTGATGATGAGCTCGATTCCTCCAGACTCGTGTTTGGCACCACGGTTCTTCAG GGATTCCTTGTTGTGAGCTTGACTACGGTGGTGCGCAGTGTCAAGATTCTTGCTCTCAAATCACTTTATATTAAACTTGATACGATTATTGACTTGATGAAATGTTTTCCATGTTTagagaagttgtacatcaag TCTTGTGTTTCAGGCCAAGAAATGAATCGCTGGCGTCGTAAACATAAGGATTTCATTAAATGCTCTGATATCCGTCTCAAGACAATAGTGTTGGAGCAGTATCAAGGCATTAGATCACAAGTCAACTTTGCCTCATTCTTTCTATTGAATGCGAGAGAGCTAGAGTTAATGACACTTGAGGTTGAAAGCGAAGATTACAATGAGGAGTTTTTTGCAGAACAACATAGGATGCTTCAGATGGAGAAAAAGGCTTCAAAAGGTGCTCGGTTACATTTTACGGCAAATGGATGTCAGCGTTTTCTTATGCACGTTGACCATATCCGTGATTTGTCTATAACCGATCCCTTTGAATGTAGATGTTAA
- the LOC120667523 gene encoding putative F-box/LRR-repeat protein At5g02700 isoform X2 encodes MDPSRRAPAVKMEPPGPISKRRRTDSGELEAGESPLDPVEVPNPQPPAPPSPPSDEGGGGGGGGGDGVDYISGLPDTILGEIIALLSTRDAARVQTLASRWRHIWRAAPLNLDGGELPDADEALAGAVSRILADHPGPGLRFCIPSHLVVNHPATVDAWLRSPALDGLQELDFSWSRFEWSRREPPPSTFRFAATLREATFCQLDLPDATVDALHFPRLTHLALRHSSMSKRSLHTMISSSTCPVLECLLLEDCYGCRRLRVTSNSLRSIAVSAQCHAGKPRLKEVILVNAPSLERFLYISINEAINVSVIIAPKLETLGCLDDELDSSRLVFGTTVLQGFLVVSLTTVVRSVKILALKSLYIKLDTIIDLMKCFPCLEKLYIKSCVSGQEMNRWRRKHKDFIKCSDIRLKTIVLEQYQGIRSQVNFASFFLLNARELELMTLEVESEDYNEEFFAEQHRMLQMEKKASKGARLHFTANGCQRFLMHVDHIRDLSITDPFECRC; translated from the exons ATGGACCCAAGCCGCCGAGCGCCGGCCGTGAAGATGGAGCCGCCGGGTCCCATTTCTAAAAGGAGGCGGACGGATTCAGGGGAGCTAGAGGCCGGCGAGTCCCCGCTGGATCCGGTGGAGGTACCGAATCCCCAGCCTCCAGCGCCGCCATCTCCACCAAGcgatgaaggcggcggcggcg gcggcggcggcggcgacggcgttgaCTACATCAGCGGCCTCCCCGACACCATCCTCGGCGAAATCATCGCGCTCCTCTCCACCAGGGACGCCGCCCGCGTCCAGACCCTCGCCTCCCGGTGGCGCCACATCTGGCGCGCCGCCCCTCTCAacctcgacggcggcgagctccccgACGCCGACGAGGCCCTCGCCGGGGCCGTCTCCCGCATCCTCGCCGACCACCCCGGCCCCGGCCTCCGCTTCTGCATCCCGTCGCACCTCGTCGTCAACCACCCCGCTACTGTGGACGCCTGGCTGCGCTCCCCGGCGCTCGACGGCCTCCAGGAGCTTGACTTCAGTTGGAGCCGGTTTGAATGGTCGCGCcgagagccgccgccgtctaCTTTCCGCTTCGCGGCCACCCTCCGTGAGGCTACCTTTTGCCAGCTCGACCTCCCGGATGCCACGGTTGATGCGCTTCACTTCCCCCGGCTCACGCACCTCGCACTTCGACATTCCAGCATGTCCAAGCGCTCCCTGCACACCATGATTTCCAGTTCCACCTGCCCTGTCCTGGAATGCTTGCTGCTCGAAGACTGCTACGGGTGCCGCCGGCTCCGGGTTACCTCAAACAGCCTCAGAAGCATTGCCGTCAGTGCTCAATGCCATGCCGGCAAGCCCCGGTTAAAGGAAGTCATCCTTGTCAACGCCCCTTCCCTTGAAAGGTTCCTCTATATTAGCATAAACGAGGCAATCAATGTGTCTGTAATTATTGCGCCGAAACTGGAGACCTTAGGCTGTCTTGATGATGAGCTCGATTCCTCCAGACTCGTGTTTGGCACCACGGTTCTTCAG GGATTCCTTGTTGTGAGCTTGACTACGGTGGTGCGCAGTGTCAAGATTCTTGCTCTCAAATCACTTTATATTAAACTTGATACGATTATTGACTTGATGAAATGTTTTCCATGTTTagagaagttgtacatcaag TCTTGTGTTTCAGGCCAAGAAATGAATCGCTGGCGTCGTAAACATAAGGATTTCATTAAATGCTCTGATATCCGTCTCAAGACAATAGTGTTGGAGCAGTATCAAGGCATTAGATCACAAGTCAACTTTGCCTCATTCTTTCTATTGAATGCGAGAGAGCTAGAGTTAATGACACTTGAGGTTGAAAGCGAAGATTACAATGAGGAGTTTTTTGCAGAACAACATAGGATGCTTCAGATGGAGAAAAAGGCTTCAAAAGGTGCTCGGTTACATTTTACGGCAAATGGATGTCAGCGTTTTCTTATGCACGTTGACCATATCCGTGATTTGTCTATAACCGATCCCTTTGAATGTAGATGTTAA
- the LOC120695118 gene encoding uncharacterized protein LOC120695118 has product MSTDSSTSSASSPSSGIGTTPGSSDSILPVFINPYASVNVKTHVPIELDLRLPNYNKWNAFFTAMCSKFGLLGHIDGTIMSRPTDPTWNQPDACVRSWMYGSVSDGVLDLAMAPDQTARALYTAIRDLFQANQEPRAVILNQEFASLSQGDLPIEAYASQLKQTADALRDVGHPILDHQLVLNLLNGINPRLANTADIIANTRPLPTFTEAVNMLRLKELRLANDNKVASNTTLTASTTAACTSASCRSTSSLASQPRDGGRGKGKGKGKGGSSNGGGGGGRRKQQQQQTGQGSQGGARGGPQAAGPWVCFNPWAWGP; this is encoded by the coding sequence ATGTCGACGGATTCGTCCACCTCGTCGGCGTCCAGCCCTAGCTCCGGCATCGGCACGACGCCCGGCTCCTCCGACTCCATCCTCCCGGTCTTCATCAACCCGTACGCCTCCGTCAACGTCAAGACCCACGTCCCCATCGAGCTCGACCTCCGGCTGCCAAACTACAACAAGTGGAACGCCTTCTTCACCGCCATGTGCAGCAAGTTCGGCCTTCTAGGACACATCGACGGCACCATCATGTCCCGTCCGACTGATCCCACCTGGAATCAGCCGGACGCTTGTGTGCGCAGCTGGATGTACGGCTCTGTCTCCGATGGGGTTCTTGACCTCGCCATGGCGCCAGATCAGACCGCCCGTGCTCTCTACACGGCCATCCGTGATCTGTTCCAGGCGAACCAGGAGCCACGCGCCGTCATCCTGAACCAGGAGTTCGCCTCCTTGTCTCAGGGCGACCTTCCCATTGAGGCTTACGCCTCGCAGCTGAAGCAGACTGCCGACGCTCTTCGCGACGTCGGCCACCCCATCCTGGATCACCAACTGGTGCTCAACCTGCTGAACGGCATCAACCCACGCCTCGCCAACACCGCCGACATCATCGCCAACACGAGGCCACTACCGACCTTCACCGAGGCAGTGAACATGCTTCGCCTGAAGGAACTTCGCCTCGCCAACGACAACAAGGTCGCCTCCAACACTACCCTTACTGCCTCCACGACGGCAGCTTGCACCTCTGCGTCCTGCCGCTCGACGTCCTCGCTTGCTTCGCAGCCCCGCGACGGTGGCAGaggcaagggcaagggcaagggaAAAGGCGGCAGTAgcaacggtggcggcggcggcggccgccgcaagcagcagcaacaacagacGGGCCAGGGTTCCCAaggaggagcgcgcggcggaCCCCAGGCCGCCGGCCCATGGGTCTGCTTCAACCCGTGGGCCTGGGGCCCATAG